The Mesobacillus jeotgali genome window below encodes:
- a CDS encoding dipeptide epimerase — MIIEKVETFRIAVPLKKPFKTALRTVTVAEAIFVKISCDNGVTGWGEAPPTLVITGDSLASIEASINEVIKPSLLNKNLVNYEAIFQALKTILVNNSSAKAAVDMALYDCISQNCRLPLYQFLGGYRNEIETDFTVSVNSPDEMGEDAVQYVNNGFNVLKVKVGIGEIATDIARIQEIRKRIGNDIKIRLDANQGWKPKDAVRAIRKMEDLGLDIELVEQPVKADDLDGLKQVTDSVETLIMADESVFSPKQAFEVIKRRSADLINIKLMKSGGIYQAQMINQMAETAGIECMVGSMIETRLGITAAAHFAASKKNITRFDFDAPLMLANDVISGGIMYNGRNITLPDQPGLGIEEILSEGGISNGKQ, encoded by the coding sequence ATGATTATTGAAAAAGTCGAGACATTCCGCATTGCTGTTCCTTTGAAAAAGCCATTTAAAACTGCACTCCGCACTGTGACTGTAGCTGAAGCAATTTTTGTGAAAATCTCCTGTGATAACGGGGTGACAGGCTGGGGAGAAGCACCACCTACACTGGTCATTACTGGTGACAGTCTCGCAAGTATCGAGGCTTCAATCAATGAAGTGATTAAGCCATCTTTATTAAATAAGAATCTTGTAAACTACGAAGCTATTTTCCAGGCATTGAAAACAATCCTTGTTAACAATTCAAGTGCAAAAGCTGCTGTTGATATGGCTCTTTACGATTGTATCTCACAAAACTGCAGGCTTCCGCTCTATCAATTCCTTGGCGGATACAGAAACGAGATAGAAACTGATTTTACCGTCAGCGTCAACAGCCCTGATGAAATGGGTGAAGACGCCGTTCAGTATGTTAATAATGGATTCAATGTTTTAAAGGTTAAGGTAGGAATTGGTGAAATCGCGACAGACATTGCCAGGATCCAGGAAATCCGAAAAAGGATAGGCAATGACATCAAGATTCGGCTTGATGCGAACCAGGGATGGAAACCGAAGGATGCAGTAAGGGCGATTCGAAAAATGGAGGATCTTGGCCTCGATATCGAGCTTGTTGAACAGCCAGTTAAAGCAGATGACCTGGATGGTTTAAAGCAGGTTACTGATTCTGTTGAAACTTTAATAATGGCGGACGAAAGCGTTTTTTCACCTAAACAGGCTTTTGAAGTGATCAAGCGAAGAAGCGCAGACTTAATTAACATCAAATTAATGAAGTCAGGCGGAATTTATCAGGCTCAAATGATTAACCAAATGGCTGAAACAGCTGGGATAGAATGCATGGTTGGCAGTATGATCGAAACCAGGCTGGGAATTACTGCAGCTGCCCACTTCGCGGCAAGCAAGAAAAACATTACCCGTTTTGATTTTGATGCACCATTAATGCTGGCAAATGACGTAATATCAGGCGGAATAATGTATAATGGCAGAAATATCACCCTTCCGGATCAACCAGGTCTCGGTATAGAAGAAATCCTTTCAGAAGGAGGAATTTCAAATGGAAAGCAATAA
- a CDS encoding LD-carboxypeptidase, with protein MSIKPTRLNKGDTVAVIAPASPPNKENLKRGLKFVEDLGLNYKLGKSLYSEYGYLAGDDEARLSDLNEMFLDDEIKAIICAGGGYGTARIASALDYNAIKNNPKIFWGYSDITFLHTAIRQQTGLITFHGPMLASDIGKEGANQVSKDTFQQLFVPVELNYDSSISQIEELVPGSAEGPLVGGNLSLLSSSMGTPFEIDTKGKILLIEDINEEPRAVDRMLNQLYMAGKLQQSAGIIIGDFNNCVPERELSLSLEEVIDHYIQLAGRPALKGFNMGHCSPHIGVPLGATASMDTKEKTLYVESGIN; from the coding sequence ATGTCAATTAAGCCCACACGCTTGAATAAAGGTGATACGGTGGCTGTCATAGCGCCAGCGAGTCCGCCTAATAAAGAAAACCTGAAGCGCGGCTTAAAATTCGTCGAGGATTTAGGGCTCAATTATAAATTAGGGAAATCTTTGTATTCAGAATATGGCTATCTTGCCGGGGATGATGAAGCAAGATTGTCCGACTTAAATGAAATGTTCCTTGATGATGAAATCAAGGCGATCATCTGTGCTGGGGGAGGATATGGTACAGCTCGTATTGCTTCAGCATTAGACTATAATGCTATTAAAAATAACCCGAAAATTTTCTGGGGATACAGCGATATTACATTCTTGCATACTGCGATAAGGCAGCAGACAGGGCTGATCACTTTCCACGGTCCAATGCTTGCTTCAGATATCGGAAAAGAAGGGGCAAATCAAGTTTCAAAGGATACATTCCAGCAATTGTTTGTACCAGTTGAGCTGAATTATGATTCTTCTATTTCGCAAATTGAAGAACTGGTTCCCGGTTCAGCCGAGGGTCCATTGGTTGGAGGAAATCTCTCGCTTCTTTCAAGCTCGATGGGCACTCCTTTTGAAATTGATACAAAAGGAAAGATCCTGCTTATTGAAGACATAAATGAAGAACCAAGGGCAGTTGACCGTATGTTGAACCAGCTTTATATGGCTGGTAAACTGCAGCAATCAGCCGGGATCATTATCGGTGACTTTAATAACTGTGTACCAGAAAGAGAGCTTTCTTTATCTCTTGAAGAAGTTATTGATCATTACATTCAACTTGCGGGCAGGCCGGCATTAAAAGGCTTCAACATGGGGCATTGTTCACCGCATATTGGTGTGCCGCTCGGCGCGACTGCCTCTATGGATACGAAAGAAAAAACGCTTTATGTAGAGAGCGGGATCAACTAG